One Neorhizobium sp. NCHU2750 genomic window carries:
- the eutC gene encoding ethanolamine ammonia-lyase subunit EutC, whose product MSADAIGVQSASAVDFVTRDTVPIPADATAARLGLGRVGGSLPTRAVLDFALDHARARDAVHAPLDFDSVRQACVGLELEQMVVESACGDRQIYLRRPDLGRRLSGASRMTLSKLEADDSDVVIVVADGLSSKAVQQGASALLAPLVARLRSMRLSLGPLVFARQARVAIADEIGTLCKARLSIILVGERPGLSAADSLGAYITLGPRSDRTDANRNCVSNIRDGGLSYEAAAFKLAWLVGQAFRSGASGVQLKDDSDSAFMSIGQPIKTQSAPVE is encoded by the coding sequence ATGAGCGCAGATGCGATTGGAGTGCAATCCGCTTCGGCGGTCGATTTTGTAACGCGCGATACGGTGCCAATCCCGGCCGATGCGACCGCGGCCCGCCTGGGGCTCGGAAGGGTAGGGGGCAGCCTGCCGACACGGGCAGTGCTCGACTTTGCCCTGGATCATGCGCGCGCGCGCGATGCGGTGCATGCTCCGTTGGATTTCGACAGTGTTCGGCAGGCCTGCGTCGGGCTGGAGCTTGAGCAAATGGTTGTCGAGAGCGCTTGCGGCGACCGGCAAATCTATCTTCGCAGACCGGATCTCGGGCGGCGTCTTTCTGGAGCGTCGCGCATGACTCTGTCTAAACTGGAAGCCGATGACAGTGATGTTGTCATCGTGGTCGCCGACGGCCTCTCGTCAAAAGCAGTTCAGCAAGGCGCCTCCGCCTTGCTCGCGCCGCTGGTGGCACGTTTGCGATCGATGCGCCTGTCGCTGGGGCCACTTGTGTTCGCCAGACAGGCGCGTGTCGCCATTGCAGACGAAATCGGCACGCTCTGCAAAGCGCGGCTATCGATCATTCTTGTCGGAGAAAGACCTGGACTTTCGGCGGCCGATAGCCTTGGCGCGTATATCACCTTGGGGCCGAGATCAGATCGGACGGACGCCAATCGCAACTGCGTATCGAACATAAGGGATGGGGGGCTCAGCTACGAGGCCGCCGCATTTAAACTTGCCTGGCTTGTTGGGCAGGCATTTCGATCCGGAGCAAGCGGCGTGCAACTGAAAGACGACAGCGACAGTGCTTTTATGAGTATTGGACAGCCCATCAAGACCCAGAGTGCGCCCGTCGAATAG